DNA sequence from the Nakaseomyces glabratus chromosome E, complete sequence genome:
GATATCTGCTTTGTTCAAGCCAAAGAATCTGTGGTCATCAGGAGGGTTGATGGTGGAACCAGCACCACAACCAAACATACCGTTGTTACCAGATTCAATGTAGAAGAAGTATTCACCTGACTCATTTTTTGGTAACTGATATTCTGTTCTCTCGTTACCAGAAAATGCTGTTGCCGGTAGTAAAGTTTCAGGATCAATTACAACTCCTTCATTTGAGCAGTCCCAATCAAAAATTATCTTTTTGCCTATCCAATGAGAAGGTAGTTTCAAATGAACTTTAAACCATGTAGTAGACCAACTGGGCCCAAATGGCTGGCCAATTGAAGCATCCTGGAAATTCAATTCCCCCTTTTTGTCCTTCTCAATAATGGACTTCCAAGAGGGTCTCTTATCAGGGGAAGTAGGATCAGACCCATCTTCAAATGGCACCTGGTACCATTGCACTTTTACATGCTTCCCATCAAGCCTAATGCGCTCCCTATCATAGAATTTAGGCAAATTTTGGTGGCTGAATGGCCCACCTTGGTCGAGAAACTGCCTTAGCCTGTCCTCGTAGATCCCTTGAACAGGTTTGAATTGAGGATCGTAATTCCTCTCTTCAACCGCTTGTTGTCTGAACATTTCTTATGAAAACTCCAGAGCTACCTTGCTACACTTATCAGGTTGGTTTAAGAAGGTAAGCTTAGCCAAGAAATCATCGCCCTTTATATAGTCCCCCACCTCCTGCGATGGCTGTAAATCGCTCAACTGTCCCCATTTCGGGGGAAGTGAGCCATTGTCATGCGAATCGAGCCCTTCTCGCCCCTAAAAAACTGTCTTTACTTTGAGAGTGTGAGTCGTGGTCATGTGACGTTTTAAGCCACTCATATACTGCTAGGAATATAACAAATAGTATTGAATTGTCAGTGGTTGGTGGCGTTTGTGTGCTGATTTTGAGCAGCATGCTGACGTTGATTGTAGCTACATGTAtttcccaaaaaaaatatcataatCTATAGCTTGTTATGTTTATTTAGAGATAGCTAAAAATGTACTCTAGTTTATTTCGAAAATATGAATATGTAGTAGTGACTTCGAGACCTGTCAGGTGGGGTTTTATTATCCCGTTGTCTTCATCCGTTAATGAAATGCAACTCTATAGGCTTTAATTAGAGTTCTTCTCGGCTTCCAAAATTTGAGAGATGGTGTCGTAAAGGtccttcttcaaatcaatAAACTCGAAGCCCAGCAATTTCTTGGTCTTGGAGTTGTCAACTGGAGTCAATGCATCATCTGGGTTACCGGTACCTGGCTTACCAGCTGGAATCTTACCTTTCAGTTCTGGGAATTGTTCATTAATGATATCTAGCAGGGTTTGGGTAGTGAATAGACCAGCATGAAGCATCAATCTTTGCTCGATCAACTCGTCCTTTTGGAACGCTAGGATATGAGCCTTGGCAACATCACGGACGTCGATGTGACCACCTGCAAACTCTGGCAATGGGTCATCCTTCTTCAAGTGGACCAAGCTGTTGATGACTTCAGAAGAAGTGTTTAGAATCTTCTTACCTGGTTCCACATAGTTTTGTGGACCGAAGACGTATACTGGGTTGATGATAGACAACTTAAATTTGACAGAGTCCTTGTTGGCGTTGTAGAAGTCCCAAGCCGCCTTTTCGGCAAACTTCTTTGAACCACAGTAACCTCTGATTGGATCGGATTGACAACTTTCCCAAGTGTCTTGGTTCCAAGATTCTTCAGTAATTGTCTTGGAAGAATCCTTAGCGTAGAACATGTCAACTGTGGAGGTGTTGGCAGCAAAGGAGGAAGTAACAACAACTCTCTCAACTGTTTGAGCAGCGTACTTCTTGATGGATTCTAAGATACCCTTGGTACCGTTGACAGCTGGAATCAACAAATCCTTTTCAATGTCAGTAGTGTTGAAGTGGAATGGAGAGGCGGTGTGTAAGACTACCTTGATATCCTTGCCATGCTTCTCGAAGACGTGGTCAAATGCGGTTGGATCAGAGATGTCTTTGACAATCTCATAGTTGAAGTCACCACCTTTGAAGATAACATTCTTCAAGTGGTCACCCTTCTCAGCAGATCTAACAGAACCAATAACCTTGTAGTTCTGGTCAAGCAATTGTCTAACTACGTGCTGAGCAATGAAACCAGTAGCACCAGAGACAAAGACAGTTGTGTTGCTGTTATCAGAAgccatatttttttttgattatgAAGTATACTATTGTTGTTTGTTGCTATTCATTCAATGCAAGAAATACAATTGATAGATGTGAGTTGGGATGAGTATGAGCTccctttatatatgatttATTCCAAGTAAATTCAACTCAATTCGATTTAATTCATCGATACTGTGCAGCTCAATTCAAGCTTCTAGAAGTTTTCTCGACTCGCCCGATGTCGGGAAATCCATTAAACGACCCCTTAAGGTATTCGGATCCGTGTAGGTCTGCGATTGAGACGTTGTATTGCAAGGATAGTACCGGTACATCAAGTAAACTTGTCGTGGTGTTCCGCAACTCAACCCATCTCACATAGGTCTCTGGTATAGAAGCTCCTTGTGTCTGCtttcattgaaaagaagaatggGGGGCAAGGTCGGCCGACCCAACTGTGGTGTCGGGTGAAAAATCTTGTGCTTCTCTTGCAGGAAAGCCCGACACCACTTCGCTTCGCAGCAGTGTCCCCCTTCTGTACCAGCATGGTTACTGTAAATCAACGCTCGGGGCGCAATAACAGCCCTGGAAAAGACAGAAGGCGAAAGAACCATCTTTCGGCCGATCTATAGTCCCTAGTACTGtggcaaagaaaaagaaagagataaATTGTCGGATCAAACTAAGGGTGTTCTCAAAGGGAGGATACAATGGGCTGGAGAAAGTACCGTAGGAAAGTGATATCGGGTGAGTTTTACTTCGAGGTGGCTTCGAGGTTGGCCTTCGGGTGGCTCTTCGGATGGCTCTTCGGATGGCTCTTCATTTAAGGGTTGTCGGGCGAGTGCCAATGCAAAGATGCGTGTGATGAGCCTACGGCTGGTATAGTTTATGAAGATAGCACAGAAGCTGTACCCGATTACATCAATACGTTCTACACAGATACACATTTACATATTGGGAGTTTAGTAGTAAAACTTCTTTGGAAGGTATGGTTCTTCTAAATACTTGATGTCTTCTTCTGGCAATTCGAAGTCAATGGAGGCAATGGCTTCGTCCACTCTGTCAATTGAGTTCAATCCAACAATTGGGTTGCATCCTTTACTTAATACCCAGCTGTTCGAGATAATGGCCATCGAAGTGTTGTGCTTCTTCgcaacttcttcaactcgGTTGATAATCTCCTTTTGATCTTCGGTCAACTTATCTAATTCTAGGTACTTGAAAGTCGGATCACTCTTGATACGGTCGGTGGTTTTATTCAAAGGCCTTGTTAACAATCCTCTGGCGTTGGGAGACCATGGAATCAAAGCAATGTTGTGTCTCTTGGCAAATGGAATAATCTCTCTTTCATCTTCACGGATCAGCAAGTTGTATAATGACTGCAATGAAACAAATTGGAACCAATTGTGCTTCTCAGCAATAAATTGTAGCTCAGCAAATTCAGTAGCTAGCATTGATGAAGACCCGATGTACCTAGCGTAACCGGCCTCCACAACATCATTCAATGCCTTCATGATCTCCTTCATTGGTGTCTCTTTGTCAAGACGGTGAATCTGAAGCACATCGATGTACGTTCCAAGTCTTTCAGTAGAGTTCTTAACACCTTCAAGAATATGTTTCCTCGACAGCCCACGCTGGTTGGTCAGCACTAAGTCCTCttgttcatcaattttCACTCCAGGTTGTAGGTTGAGGTCTTCATCTACaccaaaaaaaactttAGTCATAATAACTACGGTCTCTCTCTTGATTTGGTACTTCTCAAAGAACTCTTTTAGTAGCCTTTCACTGTAACCATTGGAGTAGACGTCCGCAGTATCGTACGTTCTTAGCCCACGATCATAGGCATGCTTCAGGATACCGAAAATCTTCTCTTTATCCTCAAGAACCCAGTCCGCCCATTTCTTAGAACCATAGGACATGCATCCAATAATAATCGGTGAGATCTTTAATCCGGATCCACCAAACCTTACCTGCTTAACCAGATTACTAGCAACCATCTCCTAAACTAGTTGTGTGAGTTCTCGATCGGATATTAGCAGTACTATTCATTTGGTAGCATACGCACCTGTAATGCCTgtttatataatataaagtTGGCAAGATTATGGGTATTTTATCATGTTCAGAGAATTGTAGAACACCATGGTTGTGTGCTCCTTCAAAACAGTTGATTATAGGTTGGTTGGTTTACAATCGTTGTGCTCTATCATGAACGTCGGCCGAGTATTGGTTCGTGGTGGGTTCGGATGGCTCTTCATTTAAGGGATATCGGGCGAGTGCCATAGTAAGGGATGCATGCCATACAGTGGCCCGTCGGGATAGCTTTTATAAAGATGGAATTGAAGCAATGGCTGATTACATCAATACGTTCTGCACAGATACACACATACAAATGGGTAAAGCTCAGTAGTAAAGCTTCTTTGGAAGGTATGGTTCTTCTATATACTTGATGTCTTCGTCTGACAATTCGAAGTCAATGGAGGCAATGGCTTCGTCCACTCTGTCAATTGAGTTCAATCCAACAATTGGGTTGCATCCTTTACTTAATACCCAGCTGTTCGAGATAATGGCCATCGAGGTGTTGTGCTTCTTCgcaacttcttcaactcgGTTGATAATCTCCTTTTGATCTTCGGTCAAATTATCTAAGTCTAGGTACTTGAAAGTCGGATCACTCTTGATACGGTCGGTGGTTTTATTCAAAGGCCTTGTTAACAATCCTCTGGCGTTGGGAGACCATGGAATCAAAGCAATGTTGTGTCTCTTGGCAAATGGAATAATCTCTCTTTCATCTTCACGGTTCAACAAGTTGTAGAATGACTGCAATGAAACAAATTGGAACCAATTGTGCTTCTCAGCAATAAATTGTAGCTCAGCAAATTCAGTAGCTAGCATTGATGAAGACCCGATGTACCTAGCGTAACCGGCCTCCACAACATCATTCAATGCCTTCATGATCTCCTTCATTGGTGTCTCTTTGTCAAGGCGGTGGATCTGAAGCACATCGATGTATGTTCCGAGCCTTTCAGTAGAGTTCTTAACACCTTCAAGAATATGTTTCCTCGACAGCCCACGCTGGTTGGTTAGTATTAAGTCGTCATGATCATTATAAGCTTTCAATCCATGGTGTAGGTTGAGATCTTCATCTACac
Encoded proteins:
- the ARI1 gene encoding carbonyl reductase (NADPH-dependent) ARI1 (CAGL0E05170g~Putative methylglyoxal reductase (NADPH-dependent)); the encoded protein is MASDNSNTTVFVSGATGFIAQHVVRQLLDQNYKVIGSVRSAEKGDHLKNVIFKGGDFNYEIVKDISDPTAFDHVFEKHGKDIKVVLHTASPFHFNTTDIEKDLLIPAVNGTKGILESIKKYAAQTVERVVVTSSFAANTSTVDMFYAKDSSKTITEESWNQDTWESCQSDPIRGYCGSKKFAEKAAWDFYNANKDSVKFKLSIINPVYVFGPQNYVEPGKKILNTSSEVINSLVHLKKDDPLPEFAGGHIDVRDVAKAHILAFQKDELIEQRLMLHAGLFTTQTLLDIINEQFPELKGKIPAGKPGTGNPDDALTPVDNSKTKKLLGFEFIDLKKDLYDTISQILEAEKNSN
- a CDS encoding aldo/keto reductase (CAGL0E05192g~Protein of unknown function) codes for the protein MVASNLVKQVRFGGSGLKISPIIIGCMSYGSKKWADWVLEDKEKIFGILKHAYDRGLRTYDTADVYSNGYSERLLKEFFEKYQIKRETVVIMTKVFFGVDEDLNLQPGVKIDEQEDLVLTNQRGLSRKHILEGVKNSTERLGTYIDVLQIHRLDKETPMKEIMKALNDVVEAGYARYIGSSSMLATEFAELQFIAEKHNWFQFVSLQSLYNLLIREDEREIIPFAKRHNIALIPWSPNARGLLTRPLNKTTDRIKSDPTFKYLELDKLTEDQKEIINRVEEVAKKHNTSMAIISNSWVLSKGCNPIVGLNSIDRVDEAIASIDFELPEEDIKYLEEPYLPKKFYY
- a CDS encoding aldo/keto reductase (CAGL0E05214g~Ortholog(s) have cytosol, nucleus localization), whose amino-acid sequence is MVASNLVKQVRFGGSGLKISPIIIGCMSYGSKKWADWVLEDKEKIFGILKHAYDRGLRTYDTADVYSNGYSERLLKEFFEKYQIKRETVVIMTKVFFGVDEDLNLHHGLKAYNDHDDLILTNQRGLSRKHILEGVKNSTERLGTYIDVLQIHRLDKETPMKEIMKALNDVVEAGYARYIGSSSMLATEFAELQFIAEKHNWFQFVSLQSFYNLLNREDEREIIPFAKRHNIALIPWSPNARGLLTRPLNKTTDRIKSDPTFKYLDLDNLTEDQKEIINRVEEVAKKHNTSMAIISNSWVLSKGCNPIVGLNSIDRVDEAIASIDFELSDEDIKYIEEPYLPKKLYY